GTCCGCCACACGATCGCCGACGTCTGACGGTCCAGGACGCGGGCCGTGTCCGCGATGGGCTCGCCGCGCCCGAGCTGGCTCGACGCGGCGTCGATCACGAGCGGGTAGCCGCCGAGCTCGGCGATACCGACCGAGAACGACACGCGCGTGCGGGTCGAGGGCTTGTCGAAGATCACCGCGACGGCCTGGGGACCGCGCAGCGGCGTGCGGATGAACCGGTCCTCGCGGAACCCGAGGCCGAGCTCGAGGACCTCGCGCTGCTCGGCGGGGGTCAGGTCGTCGTCGCGCAGGAAGTGTCGGACGGTGGCGGTCGAGGTCACGGTCAGCCCTTCTGTGGGGTGGCTGGGGTGGTGGGGGCGGTCTGTGCGCTGCCCGGGCCGACGAGGTCGGCGGGGAGCCCCGCGAAGAACGCGACGACCTCGCTCGCCTGGTCGCGCGTCAGGATCAGCGGCGGGGCCAGGCGGATCGCGTCGGGCTGGACCGCGTTGACGATGAACCCGGCGTCGAGCGCCAGGCGTGCGACCTCGGCCGAGACGGGCGCCGAGAGCTGGACCGCGATCAGCAGGCCCAGGCCGCGGGTTCCTGCGACCACGGGGTTGCCGCACGCGGCGATCCCGTCGCGCAGCGCCTCGCCGACCGTGCGCACGTTGGCGAGCAGGCCGTCGCGCTCGATCACGCCGAGCGTCGCGAGCGAGGCGGCCGCCGCGACGGGGTTGCCGCCGAACGTCGTGCCGTGCTGGCCGCGTCCCAGGAGCGTCGCTGCGCGCTCGCCGAACGCCACGACGGCCCCCACGGGGAAGCCGCCGCCGAGCCCCTTGGCGAGCGTGACGACGTCGGGCGTGATGCCCCCGCCGATCTCCTGCTGCTGGAACGCGAACCACGAGCCCGTGCGTCCCACGCCCGTCTGGACCTCGTCGAGGACCAGCAGGGCGCCCGATGCCGCGGTCAGCTCGCGCGCGGCCACGAGGTAGCCGGGCGGCAGCGGGCGCACACCCGCCTCGCCCTGGACCGGCTCGACGACCAGCGCCGCGACCTCGCCGCGCTCGGCGACCGACTCGGCCGAGAAGGCCTCCTCGAGCGCGGCGACGTCACCGAACGGGACGAACTCGACGCCGCCCGGCAGGGGCTCGAAGGGCTCGCGGTACGCGGCCTTCGACGTGAGCGCGAGCGCGCCCATGCTGCGACCGTGGAAGCCCCCCTCGAGCGCGAGGACCCGGGTCCGCGTGCCCGGGCCGGCTGCCCCGTCACGGTTGCGGCGGGCCATCTTGAACGCGGCCTCGTTGGCCTCGGTGCCCGAGTTGGTGAAGAAGACGCGCGAGCCCTCGGGAGCCTGCGCGAGGTCCAGGAGCCGCTCGGCGAGCGCGATCTGCGTGGGCGACCCGAAGAAGTTCGACACGTGCCCGAGCGTCCCGAGCTGCGCGCTGACC
This region of Oerskovia jenensis genomic DNA includes:
- a CDS encoding acetylornithine transaminase — protein: MNGTTGEISSTHPAEVATATTDTPATDAARSLEGAADTTLAGPGSVAQWTERYTHAVMDTFGAPQKVLVRGEGAYVWDADGKRYLDLLAGIAVNALGHAHPTLTAAVSAQLGTLGHVSNFFGSPTQIALAERLLDLAQAPEGSRVFFTNSGTEANEAAFKMARRNRDGAAGPGTRTRVLALEGGFHGRSMGALALTSKAAYREPFEPLPGGVEFVPFGDVAALEEAFSAESVAERGEVAALVVEPVQGEAGVRPLPPGYLVAARELTAASGALLVLDEVQTGVGRTGSWFAFQQQEIGGGITPDVVTLAKGLGGGFPVGAVVAFGERAATLLGRGQHGTTFGGNPVAAAASLATLGVIERDGLLANVRTVGEALRDGIAACGNPVVAGTRGLGLLIAVQLSAPVSAEVARLALDAGFIVNAVQPDAIRLAPPLILTRDQASEVVAFFAGLPADLVGPGSAQTAPTTPATPQKG